TGAAGGTCCTTCAGTTGAAAAGCTTGCACCACTGGTTCATGCTGGCTTTGATTTCCTGCTAAATGCAACCAAGGATCAAAATAACCATGTCAGGGAGACTACTGCATGGGCACTTTCGAGGGCATTTGAGTTTCTACATTCACCAACCAGTGGTGTTTCTGTAGTGACAAATGCAAACCTTCCTCATGTTATAGAAATTATGTTAACAAGTATCAAAGACTCCCCTAATGTTGCTGAGAAGATCTGTGGTGCCCTGTATTTTCTTGCTCTCGGCTATGAGAATGCAGGGTCTATGTCATCAGTGCTGTCACCCTACTTTGGTCAATTAGTATCAGCTCTCCTTGCCACTGCTGATCGATCTGATTCCAACAACTCCAGGCTTTGTGCATCTGCATATGAAACACTTAATGAGATTGTGAGATGCAGCAGCATTGCAGacactctgaacatgattgtgtTATTATTGCAAGAGATCTTGAAGAGATTAAACCAGACCTTTGAGTTTCAGATCACATCCTCTGAGGacaaggaaaagcaaagtgatcTTCAAGCCTTGCTGTGTGGTGTTGTTCAAGTAATCCTTCAGAAGTTCAGCAACTGTGATGATAAGTCAGTAATCATTCAGTTTGCTGACCAAATAATGGTGTTATTTCTCCGGGTTTTTTCATGCGATAGTTCTAATGTGCATGAAGAAGCAATGCTTGCTATTGGTGCTCTTGCTTATGCTACTGGACCGGAATTTGTGAAATACATGCCAGAGTTTCACAAGTACCTTGAAATGGGCTTACAAAATTTTGGTGCATATCAAGTATGCTGTgtttctgttggtgtggttgcGGACATCTGTCGTGCTCTGGATGACGAGGTACTCCCTTACTGTGATGCTATCATGTCCGCCCTTCTCAAGGACCTTTCAAGCCCAGAGCTTCACCGTTCTGTGAAACCGCCAATTTTGTCATGCATAGGAGATATTGCACTTACAATTGGTGAGCATTTTGAGAAATATGTTCCATACACTGTGCCTATGTTGCAAGGAGCTGCAGAGCTTTGTTCTCGCATGGACCTTCCTGATGATGACAGTACAGAGTATAAAAATGAACTCAGGCGAAGCATCTTCGAGGCCTATTCAGGTATACTTCAGGGAGTCAAAAATTCAAAATCAGAGCTAATGGTTCCTTATGCCAGCCATATTTTCCAGTTCGCTGAACTGGTCTTGCGAGAGACATCAAGGTGAGTTCACAATCTCTGTCCTTTGACACGGAATGCATAGTCAATGTATCAATCATTTTCGTTTTACATATTCTCAACTAGAACACCAAAGTAAATGATAGGAAACATGAACTTCATAATAACGATATGCAGATAACTTTCCATCTCTAAAGCTGTAATAGTATGCATTCAACTTGTATAACGGTGGCCTGTATAAAAGAAGCCTGATACTCTGCCAAAGGACTGGATCAATGTGGTGATATTATTGTTCAAATTCCTTGTAGGGACGAGGGTCTGACGAAAGCTGGAGTTGCCTTGGTCGGGGACCTGGCGGATGCGCTAGGACCTTCCATCAAACTGCTGCTCAAGAATTCCAACTTCCACTCGGAGCTCCTTGGGCGCTGTTCCCAGTCTGACGACGAACAGCTAAGGGAGACCGCATCCTGGGTCCAGGGTGTGATCTCACGTGTGCTGGTTTCATGAGGGAAAGCTTCTCCGGCAGAGCTGCAGGTTCTTTATCCGGGTCACTCAGTGTTGTCGATGGTTCTCTGGGCAAACTATTTCTCTTGCCAGATGAAATATTTTTGAGAAATGTGCTGCATATATGTCCTGTTATCATGTTGCAAAAGTGGAACAAGGTTGGATGAGATCATCTATGGTTGTCAAGTTCGTACTAGTGGCAGCGGCTTGCCATTGTCTAAAGTGGGTTGGGTTCCTGTTGCATTTTGTTCAGGTGTCCATGTGAGTCGATTGTAATTGCAGCAATTGTGTCTTGTTGGCACCATTGCTCATCAGTAAAGTTGTCGCCGATGGCGTGGAACTGTTACACTTCGCGTATTGCTTCATTCCAGTGGTGATTAGTGGATATACCTATGTTTTTTTATCTTGTTTGTGC
This genomic window from Aegilops tauschii subsp. strangulata cultivar AL8/78 chromosome 4, Aet v6.0, whole genome shotgun sequence contains:
- the LOC109776038 gene encoding importin subunit beta-1; translated protein: MDITEVLLATQSHDGQIRNVAEGNIKQFEEQSFPQFLQALSAELSNDSKPPVSRRLAGILLKNSLDANDLVRKEKCTQRWRSVDPAIKSQVKGSLLMTLGSPVSDAHRSSSQVIAKIASIEIPLQGWPELIISLLGNMTKPDAPPSLKQATLDAIGYVCEEISPKDLEQDQVNAVLTAVVQGMNHVENSSGVRLAAVKALYNALDFAETNFQNESERNYIMKVVCETAISKEADIRKAAFECLVSIASTYYDLLEPYMQTLFELTANAARADEEQVALQAIEFWSTICDEEVAIQEDAEESGDVSSACHFHFIEKALPLLVPMLLETLLKQEEDQDEDDGIWNISMAGGTCLGLVATAVKDAIVPLVMPFIEGNITKPDWHSREAATFAFGSILEGPSVEKLAPLVHAGFDFLLNATKDQNNHVRETTAWALSRAFEFLHSPTSGVSVVTNANLPHVIEIMLTSIKDSPNVAEKICGALYFLALGYENAGSMSSVLSPYFGQLVSALLATADRSDSNNSRLCASAYETLNEIVRCSSIADTLNMIVLLLQEILKRLNQTFEFQITSSEDKEKQSDLQALLCGVVQVILQKFSNCDDKSVIIQFADQIMVLFLRVFSCDSSNVHEEAMLAIGALAYATGPEFVKYMPEFHKYLEMGLQNFGAYQVCCVSVGVVADICRALDDEVLPYCDAIMSALLKDLSSPELHRSVKPPILSCIGDIALTIGEHFEKYVPYTVPMLQGAAELCSRMDLPDDDSTEYKNELRRSIFEAYSGILQGVKNSKSELMVPYASHIFQFAELVLRETSRDEGLTKAGVALVGDLADALGPSIKLLLKNSNFHSELLGRCSQSDDEQLRETASWVQGVISRVLVS